CGTCAGTGGGGACGAAAGAGACGTTGGTGCGCTCAGGGACAATCTCGGGAACATCGTTAATAGGCTGTCCAGGAGGAGAGATCAAGGCATAACCAGCGGCGCACAGAATGCGACCCCAGTTGGCATCCTTGCCGTACAGAGCCGTCTTCACGAGGGGAGAGGTGGCAATGGAGCGAGCAACCTGGCGGGCCGCCTCCTCAGATGCACTGTCGACGACACGGATGGTGACAAACTTGGTAGCACCCTCACCATCCCGAACAATGTACTTGGCCAGGTCGGCCGAGAACTCGGTCAGAAGACCCTGGAAAGCCTCAAAGTCAGGGGACTGCTCAGAAGCAATCTCCTTGCCACCGGCAGCACCGTTGGCCAGAAGAGCAACCGTGTCATTGGTAGAGCTGTCACCGTCAATAGTAATAGCGTTAAATGAGCGGTCCACAGCGTGTCGAAGCACATTGGGCATGACAGCAGGAGCAATGGGAGCATCGGTGGCCAGGACAGTGAGGAGGGTGGCCATGTTAGGGGCAATCATGCCCGCACCCTTGGTCAGACCAGCGATGCGGTACTCGACACCCGGTGAGGATGGCAGCTCGAAAGTTCGGGACATGAGCTTGGGGAAAGTGTCGGTGGTGCAGATAGCCTTTGCACAGTTCAGCCAGTGGCTGTGGGAGTCACCAGCCTTGTGATACGCCATGGGGATGTGGTCAACAATCTTTTGGATAGGCAGCCTAGGACAGAGTCAGCAATTGATGTCTCATTGGACTCAATTGAGAAAACAGACCTCTGACCAATGACTCCGGTGCTCATGACGAGCGTAGagtcctcatcaccaaccctcTGGTCGGTGGTGCGGGCCATATTGGTAGCATCTTCAAGACCTCCGGTGCCGGTAACGGCGTTGGCGTTGCCCGAGTTAATGACGACGCTGCGAAGGCCGgcattcttcttctgctgaaGAAGCTTGCGGCTAAAAGTCACAGGTGCGGCCTGGAACTTGTTCTTTGTGAAGACACCGGCAGCAGCGCAGGGACGGtccgaggagatgatggcgaggtCGGGCTTGGAGGTATTGCCGGGCTTGACGCCGACAAAGACACCGGAGGCAATGAAGCCCTTTGGGTACGTGCCCGTGGTGGGAATGTACTTGATCTTGGAGGCAGGAATGGGAGCTGCCCCAAGAGTAGTCGTCGCCGACGAGTATGCACGAGTGAACCTCTTCATGGCGCCTGATGCTCGATCTCGTCCCTGGTGTTGCTGGTTGAGAGCGGAGGTTTTTGGCTGGGGTCTGTAAGGTTCACGAGCTGCGATAGCGGTATCGCAGCGATCGACTCCCTGTGGCTAGGCGTGACTCAAGCCAGTAGAAAGAGCGACCAGGCTCACTAGGTTCATTGTGGAAAAAGCAAATGTGAAGCATTTTGTGACTCTGCGAACTTTTTCATTATCGAAATGTTAGAATTTCATGCAAGGGAGAATTAATTCTGATGCTTAAGAGAACTGTGTCTGACGTGCTGTAAAAGGTAGCCCGCTCACGTTGGTTCTCCGAGAAGGTGGCTCAGTAAGCGGCTCATTTCACTGTCGTGTGCCTGCCTGCAGTTAAAGTTGCTCTGTGGTGCCCGTGCCCGGCCCGTGACTTTCCCATGCCGCTCTGCCTGCCTCTGCCTGTTGCGGCTGGAATTTGTCTGGCTGCCTGTGTGGGTTTGGCAGTGGGTTTGGTGGGTATCGAATTTCCGAGCAATGGAGATTTCGCCTAGATTCCCAGCCAGTTTTTCAGGGCACTGCAGTTAGGAAGAATGGTCAAGAGGAACTGTATCTGATAGACATATTTACAGGAATTTTGGACGCCAACTCAATGAAATATACTAAGTACCTATAGCATAAAACAAGAGAACATCTGTGTACCTTCGGCCGTGCTTCGTAGATTTGCTGCTCGTGGAAAGGCAATCTgcgctgaggaggctgggaGTGGGGAGGTGGGGCTCCGCTGGTGCCTGGCCGCGGCTGAGCCCCAGCCCCCCAATCAATTCACTCGCGTTCCTGCCTTGGTGCCTTAGGTAATCTGCCCAAGTGGCCCGTGCGCATGTGGTCCAGATTCTCTATATAACGCGGCCTTCCCTCCCGCCATTTCagtcttctttttttcctttcttcttcatccaagTGCAAGGGCGTTTTCCTTCTCCGTGAAGCGATAAGCTGAGAGAGGAATTTTGCTAGTTGAAAACTATACACTGACCGCTCCTCATTGGGTTCGCCTGGTGAGGGAATTTTTGGAGCTCTTCTTTCCCTGTGGGAGATTTTTCTTTCATTGCGTGCCATCCTTGACGGATGGCCGTGAAGAAGGAAGTTTGTTTTGAAGCGATGGAGAGTCGCATCGTGGCAAGCAGTATGCTGTCGGAATGATGCTGGCACGTCGAGATGTTGCCGTGGAGGAATACACGAGAGATATGATGCCCTGAAGATCGGCGTTATGCTTCATCCGTTCGAAAGCAAATGCCCTTCGGATCTAGCCCATCTCGCGTCCTCCCAggtctcatcaacctcgagccGCTCTCCATCTCACAGACAATATGACGTCTTGCCTTGATAACCTCGACCTTCCTCGTCTGTCTATCCATGCCATTGCGAGCGCTTCTTCGCTCCAAGTTCAATGTCATTGTTCTGCCTTCGCTGCCTGCCACGAAGCTGTGCGACCGGATCCAACGGCGAGATGCAGCAAACAATGGCTTGTGACGGGCAAGAAAGCTCATATGAACTGTAAATACAACCATATCTGATTCAAGACCTATCTCATAAAGAAATCCATCTCTCGTCGTCTCCCATTCAAAGTGACATGGGGCTTTGGCTCCTGGTGAGGCTCTGCCACCCACGTCTCTGCTAGCGCGGGGCATTTCTCCATTCAATCCTGGCCGGGGACCATTATTTTCGAGTGACTCAAAGCGTCAACTCTCACGACTCCCGCAGAAAATCACACCCAACGACGCCGCGAGATCGCTTTCTACGGccaattttttttttccagAATCCTTAACTACAGTCTTAAGAGATCATACGCCTCTGTTATCGGGACCTGCTACTGCCATCGTCGACGCGCACGGCGCTGAATCTCTACCACACCGAGTTGCCCCGCCTCGAGCAACCACATTCCCTCGACATCACAACCCACTAGTCGCAACTTCTCCAGCAACCCCCATGGCCACTGAAGCTGGCGGGCCGGCCCCCGCGCCGCAGGTGacggacaagaaggacaagaaggagcaggccaagggccAAGGCAAGGACCAGCAGCCAGCCGCCCccggcgagaagaagctcaccaacgccgagctcaagaagaaggccaaggaggaaaaggccgccAGGAGGgcccaggccaaggcctCGCAGGCTCCCCAAGGTCCCCCTCAGGGCGGACATTCTCAGGCGGGCTCCTCTGAGGGCAAGGGCAGCAAAGGGAAGCCCAAGCAGGATGGGCAGCATGGCGGCAGTGGTGCTAAGCTCCCTCTGCGACCGGCCACGACGACGGCCGTGGTCAAGGATACGAAGCCCACGATACCAGACTGCTTCAGCCATCTGTCTATGGCACGACGGATAGACATGACGCACGCTGACAAGGACGTCAACCCCGCGGTGCTGGTTCTCGGAGAGCACATGAGTGCCTTTGCCATCAGTGATAGCATCACTCGACTCGAGGCGACTCTACTAGCCTTCCAGAAGGTATGCCACACTGCCTCTGCACTTCTGATCAGATTCTAACCATCCCCAGGTCATCGAGTCTTACACAACCCCCCACGGCTCAACCTTTTCGCGCCACTTCACCTCGCACGTCCTCAACCCCCAGATCGAATACCTCACAGCATGCCGCCCCATGTGCT
This genomic interval from Fusarium keratoplasticum isolate Fu6.1 chromosome 9, whole genome shotgun sequence contains the following:
- a CDS encoding Arginine biosynthesis bifunctional protein ArgJ, mitochondrial; this translates as MNLGVDRCDTAIAAREPYRPQPKTSALNQQHQGRDRASGAMKRFTRAYSSATTTLGAAPIPASKIKYIPTTGTYPKGFIASGVFVGVKPGNTSKPDLAIISSDRPCAAAGVFTKNKFQAAPVTFSRKLLQQKKNAGLRSVVINSGNANAVTGTGGLEDATNMARTTDQRVGDEDSTLVMSTGVIGQRLPIQKIVDHIPMAYHKAGDSHSHWLNCAKAICTTDTFPKLMSRTFELPSSPGVEYRIAGLTKGAGMIAPNMATLLTVLATDAPIAPAVMPNVLRHAVDRSFNAITIDGDSSTNDTVALLANGAAGGKEIASEQSPDFEAFQGLLTEFSADLAKYIVRDGEGATKFVTIRVVDSASEEAARQVARSIATSPLVKTALYGKDANWGRILCAAGYALISPPGQPINDVPEIVPERTNVSFVPTDGSTELKLLVDGEPEQVNEERASEILAMEDLEILVRLGTGDKSAVHWTCDFSHDYVTINGDYRT